The DNA region GGGGACCACGAAGGACCAGATCGTCCCGAGGCCGGCCACGGGCCGCCAACCCCGCTCCGTCGAGCGGCACGCCGGGCACATGGGGCGCGGCGGGTGCCGGAGCCTGCCGCAGGCGTTGCACGCCTGGATGCGCAGCTCGCCCGCCAGCGTGCCCTCCCAGAAGAACATGCTCTCGTCATCGACGGCGGGGAGGAGAAATCCATCCTCCGACGGGCCGAGATTGGCCACGTAGCCACCCGAGAACGCCGCTGCGTTGGTCATCTGTCTGTCTCCCCGCGCTGGTTCGTGTGCCCGGACTCGTCGTCAGCGCCGCAGCAGCAGGGCGCTCGTGGGTACGCCCTCGCCCGAGGTCACGAGGCACGTCTCGGCCCCCTCCACCTGGGCGGTGGAGGTGCCGCGCATCTGCCGGACGCCTTCGTTGATGAGGTTGAAGCCGTGTACATAGGCCTCCGACAGCCCGCCGCCGGCAGTGTTGGTCGGGAGCGAGCCCTTCCCCCACTCGAGGTTGCCGTCGTCGGTGAAGGCAGCGCCCTCGCCGCGCTTGCAGAACCCGTAGCCCTCGAGCGACAGCGGGATGAGCGGCGTGAAGGCGTCGTAGATCTGCGCCACGGCCACGTCCTCGGGGCCGAAGGCGGCGTTGGCCCACAGCCTCCGGGCGCACGCCCACGCCGGGCCCGTGAGCGGGTCGTCGTTGAAGAAGTTCACCATCGTCTGGTGCTCGGGCGGCAGGCCCTGGGCGAAGGCGTGCACGTACACCGGCGGATGGCGCAGGTCGCGGGCGCGCTCGGCCGACACGATCACGCAGGCGAGCGCGCCGTCGGTCTCGAGGCAGTTGTCGAACAGGCACAGCGGCTCCGACACCCAGCGCGCCGCCATGTAGTCGTCACGGCTCATGGGACGGTCGTGCATGAACGCCAGGGGGTTCATGTTGGCGTGCTTGCGCACGGCGGTGGCCACGTTGGCGAGGTGGTCGCGGGTGGCGCCGTACTCGTGCATGTAGCGGCGGGTGAGCATGGCGATCTCGTCGACGGGCCGCAGCATGCCGAAGGGCCGGGTCCACCCGCCCGGCACCCGCAGCTGCACGGCGGTGCTGGTCCACGGGCGCGGGCCCGAGCCGCGCTTGCGCGACCGCCACGCCACCGCCACCTCCGCCTGCCCGCTCGCCACGGCCAGGGCGGCGTGGCCGACGACACCGCACCCGGCGCCGCCGCCGTAGCCGATCTGGCTGAAGAAGGTGATCTCCCCGCAGCCGATGTTGCGGGCGATGTCGACCTCCTCGGTGGCCTCCATCGTGTAGGAGCACAGGGCGTCGATCTCGGAGGGGTCGATGCCGGCATCGGCGCAGGCCTCGACGATCACGGTGCAGGCCAGCTCGGCCTCGGAGGGCTCGAGGTGCTTGGCGAACGGTGTCTGGGCGATGCCGACGATGGCGGTGGCGTCCTGGAAGCCGACTGCCGGGCTCATTGGCGCGGTCCCTCCTTGGTCCGGGCCCGGAGACTGGGCCCCGTCGGCCCCCCCGAGTGCTGTGCCGAGTGCTGTGCCGAGTGCTGGGGGAACGGTATCCCCCAGGCCGGTGCGCAGGGCAAGCCGCGGGGCCCCGGCGCCGGCCGCCAGCACGGTAGCAGCGGACCTGACGGCATGTCAGATACCCGGTACGATCGCCGCCCATGGCCGACACGCCGGCGCCCGTCTTCAGGCGCGAGAGCCAGCTCCTCATCGGGGGGAGGTGGGCCGACGCCTCCGGCGGCACCTACGACGTGGTGAACCCCGCCACCGAGGAGGCCGCCGGCGCCGCCCCGAGCGCCACCGTGGCCGATGCCGTGGCGGCCGCCGCCGCCGCCCGCCGGGCGCAACCGGGGTGGGCCGCCACCGCGCCCGAGGAGCGCCGTGCCCTCATGGCCCGCGCCGCCGCGGCGATCCGGGCCCGGGCCGAGGAGCTGGTCCCCCTGGTGATCGCCGAGACCGGCGCCACCGCCGCCGTGGGGTCACGGCTCCAGGTCCCGATCGCCGCGGACCGCTTCGAGCGCTACTCGCGCGACCCGCAGTCCGTGGTCCAGCGGTCGCTGCCCCCGCAGGTCGCCCAGGCCACGCCTCTGGCCCCGGGCGGGTTGATCAGCGCCGTGGCCGTGCGCCAGCCCGTCGGGGTGGTGGCGTGCATCACGTCGTACAACTTCCCGTTGGCCAACATGGCGGGCAAGGTGGCGCCCGCCCTGGCGATGGGCAACACGGTCGTGGTGAAGCCCGCTCCCCAGGACCCCCTGGCGGTGGTGGAGCTCGTGCGCATCCTCGAGGAGGTCGGGTTCCCACCCGGCGTCGTCAACCTGGTCAATTCTCCCGATGCCGGCCCCGCCCAGGCGCTCGTGGAATCCCCCGACGTGGACATGGTCAGTTTCACCGGCTCCACCCAGGTGGGGACGAGCATCGCGTCGTCGGGGGGCGCCACCATGAAGCGCCTGCTGCTCGAGCTCGGGGGCAAGGGGGCCTGCATCGTGTTCGACGACGCCGCCATCGAGGCGGCCGTCGGGTGCATCGGCTCCACATGGAGCTTCCACTCGGGGCAGATCTGCACCGCCCCGACGCGCGCCGTGGTGCAGCGCGCCGTCTTCGACCGGTTGGTCGACGCGCTGGCGGCCTACGCCGGCGCCCTGAAGGTCGGGGACCCCACCGAGCTCGACACCGTGGTGGGCCCGCTCATCTCGGCCGCCCAGCGCGCCCGGGTCGAGGGCTACATCGCCACCGGTCGCGACGAGGGTGCCCGGCTCGTGGTCGGCGGCGGCCGCCCCGCCCACATGCCGCGCGGCTTCTACGTCGAGCCCACGCTGTTCGTGGCCGACAACGCCATGGCGGTGGCCCGCGAGGAGATCTTCGGCCCCGTCGTGGTCGTGATCCCCTTCGACGACGACGACGAGGCCGTGGCGATCGCCAACGACAGCGACTTCGGGCTCTACGACTACGTCTTCTCGGGGGACACCGCCCGGGCGTTCGACGTGGCGGGGCGGCTGCGGGCCGGGCACGTCGGCATCAACACCGCCCAGCGGAACCACGAGGCGCCCTTCGGCGGCTTCAAGATGTCGGGCGTGGGCCGCGACGGCGGCGACTACGGCCTGGAGGCGTACTCGGAGCTGCAGTCCATCATCTGGACCGGCTGAGGCCTCCGGGGTCATAGCGGCCGGCGGCATCGACCCGCAGGAGGGGAACGTGAGCACTTACGACCTGGCCATCATGGGCGGCATCGTCGTCGACGGCACCGGGCTCGCCCGACGGCGCGGGGACATCGCCGTCAAGGACGGGCGCATCGCCAAGATCGGGTTCGTGCACCCCTCGGAGGCCGACCGGGTGATCGACGCCGATGGCCTGCACGTGGCGCCGGGCATCGTCGACGCCCACACCCACTACGACCCGCAGCTGACCTTCGAGCCGTACGCCACGTCGTCGTGCTACCACGGCGTGACCACCGTCCTGGCCGGAAACTGCGGCTTCTCGGTGGCCCCGAACCGCCCCGACCAGCGTGATTTCCTCGCCCGCATGTTCGCCAAGGTGGAGGGCATGTCGCCGGTGGCGCTGTCCGCCGTGCCGTGGGACTTCGAGACCTTCCCCGAGTTCCTCGCCACGAGGGCCGGGCGGCTGGGCGTGAACATGGCGTGCTACGTGGGGCACTCCGCCGTTCGCCGGACGGTGATGGGGGAGGAGGGCTCCGAGCGCGAGGCCACCGACGACGAGATCGAGGAGATGCGACGCGTCGTGGGGGAGGCCATGGCGGCGGGGGCGGCGGGATTCTCGTCGTCTCACGGGCCCACGCAACTCGACGGGGACAGCCGCCCGGTCCCCAGCCGCTTGGCGTCGATGGCCGAGCTCGAGGTGCTGTGCGCCGAGGCCGGCCGCTACAACGGCGGGTCGATCAGCTACCTGCACCGCAGCGCCATCGGCGGGCTCGACCAGCAGGACAAGGACCTGCTCGTGCGCCTGGGCACCGTCAGCCGCCTCCCCATCATCCTGCAGGGCCTCGGGGGGCGGTCCAAGGTCGACGTCCCCGGTGCGGAGTGGGAGCAGGTGGCGGCGTGGATCGAGGACGTCGGCCGCCAGGGCGTGGGCATCTATTCGCTGCTGCGCAACCACCCCTTCGACCGCGACTTCCGCATCGACGCCGGCACCAACCTGTACGAGGGCGTCCCTGCGTGGCACGAGGTCGTGGGCCCCGGCGTCGATGGCGCCGAGCGGTTGGCGATGCTCCGGGACCCCTCCCGGCGCGACGCGATGCGCCACGCCGTGGAGCACCCGAACACCGACGGCTCGAAGGGGTCCACCCTTCCGCCGCCACGCTGGAACGTCGTCGAGGTCGACGAGGTTGCCCGACCGCAGAACGACAAGCTGGTGCGGCGCACCATCGCCGACATCGCCACCGAGCTCGGCAAGGAGCCGGCCGACGTGCTGCTCGACCTCGCCCTCGACGAGGACCTGCGCACCGTGTTCCGGTACGTCAACAAGAGCCCGGCGTGGGAGGAGGCCGTGGCCCTCGGGCAGCGCCACCCCGCCATGATCATCGGCGTGTCCGACGGCGGCGCCCACCTCGACCGCGACGACGGCGCCGACTGGTCGACGGCGTTCCTGTCCTTCTGGGTCCGCGAGCGCAAGCTGTGGTCGCTCGAGGAGGGCATCCGGCAGATGACGCAGGTGCCCGCCGCGCTGCTCGGGTTCGAGGGCCGGGGCATGCTGCTGCCCGGCTACCACGCGGACGCCTTCGTGTTCGACCCCGACACCGTCGAGCTCGAGTCGAAGAAGCAGGTGGCCGACTTCCCCGGCGGCGAGGCCCGCTACTCGGCCCGGCCCCGGGGCATCTACTGGACGATCGTGAACGGCACGCCGATCGTGCGTGACGGCGAGGTGATCACGGGGAACCTCCCCGGCCACGTCGTCCGGCCCGGCGTGGTCTGATCGTCACGTCGGCCCGGTCCCGGCGCCGCCCGGTCCCGTCGGCCCGGTCCCGGTGCCGCCCGGTCCCGCCGCCGCCCGGTCCCGTCGGCCCGGTCCCGTCGGCCCGGTCCCGTCGGCCCGGCGTGGCCCCATGCGGCGCCACGCCTCGTTCAGCTGACGAGCTCGTCGACGAGCTCGCG from Acidimicrobiales bacterium includes:
- a CDS encoding OB-fold domain-containing protein, which translates into the protein MTNAAAFSGGYVANLGPSEDGFLLPAVDDESMFFWEGTLAGELRIQACNACGRLRHPPRPMCPACRSTERGWRPVAGLGTIWSFVVPHPPLLQPYSDLAPYNVIVVALDEHPTIRFVGNLVEGPDGQLDEVDPASIRIGEPVEVTFKRFHRADGSEEALPFWVRRG
- a CDS encoding aldehyde dehydrogenase family protein; translated protein: MADTPAPVFRRESQLLIGGRWADASGGTYDVVNPATEEAAGAAPSATVADAVAAAAAARRAQPGWAATAPEERRALMARAAAAIRARAEELVPLVIAETGATAAVGSRLQVPIAADRFERYSRDPQSVVQRSLPPQVAQATPLAPGGLISAVAVRQPVGVVACITSYNFPLANMAGKVAPALAMGNTVVVKPAPQDPLAVVELVRILEEVGFPPGVVNLVNSPDAGPAQALVESPDVDMVSFTGSTQVGTSIASSGGATMKRLLLELGGKGACIVFDDAAIEAAVGCIGSTWSFHSGQICTAPTRAVVQRAVFDRLVDALAAYAGALKVGDPTELDTVVGPLISAAQRARVEGYIATGRDEGARLVVGGGRPAHMPRGFYVEPTLFVADNAMAVAREEIFGPVVVVIPFDDDDEAVAIANDSDFGLYDYVFSGDTARAFDVAGRLRAGHVGINTAQRNHEAPFGGFKMSGVGRDGGDYGLEAYSELQSIIWTG
- a CDS encoding amidohydrolase family protein; the encoded protein is MSTYDLAIMGGIVVDGTGLARRRGDIAVKDGRIAKIGFVHPSEADRVIDADGLHVAPGIVDAHTHYDPQLTFEPYATSSCYHGVTTVLAGNCGFSVAPNRPDQRDFLARMFAKVEGMSPVALSAVPWDFETFPEFLATRAGRLGVNMACYVGHSAVRRTVMGEEGSEREATDDEIEEMRRVVGEAMAAGAAGFSSSHGPTQLDGDSRPVPSRLASMAELEVLCAEAGRYNGGSISYLHRSAIGGLDQQDKDLLVRLGTVSRLPIILQGLGGRSKVDVPGAEWEQVAAWIEDVGRQGVGIYSLLRNHPFDRDFRIDAGTNLYEGVPAWHEVVGPGVDGAERLAMLRDPSRRDAMRHAVEHPNTDGSKGSTLPPPRWNVVEVDEVARPQNDKLVRRTIADIATELGKEPADVLLDLALDEDLRTVFRYVNKSPAWEEAVALGQRHPAMIIGVSDGGAHLDRDDGADWSTAFLSFWVRERKLWSLEEGIRQMTQVPAALLGFEGRGMLLPGYHADAFVFDPDTVELESKKQVADFPGGEARYSARPRGIYWTIVNGTPIVRDGEVITGNLPGHVVRPGVV